The DNA window CGGGCAGTCGCCGCGTGCTGCTCGGCGTCGGCGCGCTGGTCGCCAGTCTCGGGATCGTCGCGGCAGGCTACGGCAACCGCGAACGCATCGTGGGCGCGCTCGGCGACGCGAGCCCGGCGCCCACCGAGGTGGCAGGCGTACCTGCATCCGTCGACGCTCCGTCCGCAGTCAACGCGGAAGCGGTAGAGGCCACGACGAGCGCACCGTCTGCGGGAGCGTTTCCGATCGGAGGCAGCGCCGACGTCGTGACGGCGGGCGGACGCCACTCGTGCGTGGTCACGTTCGGTGCGCTGCTCTACTGCTGGGGCGCGAACGATCGCGGCCAGCTGGGCGACGCGGGCACGGCGTCACGTACGTCGCCGACGCGAGTGGCGGCCGACCTCCAGTTCGTGCAGGTCTCGGCAGGGACATCGCACACCTGCGCCGTCACGCCGGGCGGCGACGCGTACTGCTGGGGTGACGATGCGAACGGTCAGCTGGGCGATGGCACGCGTGTCCGGCGCACCGCACCCGTGCGCCTCGCCGGCAGCGAGCGGTTCGCCTTCGTGCTGGCGGGGGGCACCGTGAGCTGCGGCCTCACGACCAGGGGCGGCGTGTCGTGCTGGGGCGCGAACGACCACGGGCAGCTCGGCGACGACAGCACGATCCCGTCGCGCACCGCTCCGGCGGAGATCCGGTGGCCGTCCGGGGGACGAGTCCAGGGCATCGCGGTGGGTGCGTCGCACGCGTGCGCGCTCGACGCCGACGGCCGTGCGTTCTGCTGGGGCGCGAACGATCGCGGACAGCTCGGCGACGGCACGACGACGGATCGTCGCACGCCGACCCGCGTCGCCGGCGACGCGCGCTTCATCGCGCTTTCCGCGGGACGCGCGCATACGTGCGCCGCGACGACCGAGCGTCAGGTGCTGTGCTGGGGCGAGAACCGCGACGGGCAGCTGGGCGCCCGCGACCAGCGTCAGTCGAGCACCGTGCCGACGTCGGTGGCGCTGCCGGCGGGCGCGATGGCGATCGCGGTGACTGCCGGTGGCGCGCACTCGTGCGCGCTCGGGAGCACGGGCGGCGCCTGGTGCTGGGGTCGCAACGCCTCCGGACAGCTGGGGCGCGGCTCGACGCGGGCGCGCGGCGTACCGGCGCCGGTGCGCGCGCCGTCACCGCTCGCGGCGATCGCTGCCGCGGCTGCGCACACGTGCGCGCTGACGACGGCCGGCGAGGCGCTCTGCTGGGGCGCAGCGGGCGACGGACAGCTCGGGGACGATGCCCGGACGGCGCGCCGCGAGCCGACGATGGTCGCGCTGTCGCCGCAGCTCGTCTCGCGTCCATTGCGCACGCGGTAGTCGATCGAACGACGCCGATCGCGGCACGGCACAGGGGGCGCGCATCCGGTGGGATGCGCGCCCCCTTGTGCGTTCCCGGCGTCGCGTGACGGCTCCGGTCGGGCGTCGGGAATGCACCGCGCCCCGCATGCCGGGAAGGCATGCGGGGCGCGGGAATGAACTGACAATCGAGAGAGTTGGTCGTGCGATGGCGCGACTTCCGTTGAGGACTTTCGGCGGCTCGCGTTGCCGCGCGCTGCTTACTCGTCGCTCCGGTAAGGAGGTGATCCAGCCGCAGGTTCCCCTACGGCTACCTTGTTACGACTTCGCCCCAGTCATG is part of the Roseisolibacter agri genome and encodes:
- a CDS encoding protein kinase domain-containing protein, with the translated sequence MADQLRTARAPFGDAADVAELSNEYELLGELGRGGSAVVYRAQDRSLGREVAIKVVHPRAAAPGDDPVARLAREARTVAQLQHPNIVTVFAVRRLRSGGLALVMQMVPGNTLKAIIQRDGPLAPERAERILRDVAQALAYAHARGVVHRDVKPENIFLDEESGRALLSDFGIARSDEHDSMTMTGTALGTPFYMSPEQVEGGTLDGRSDLYSLGLVAWEMLTGRRPWDGESLYNVIYKQKHEELPPIEALRPGVPTRLQYLVERMLQKRPAARWAGAEGLLAQLSHAVLPSDYGRWQSSLRPRVERWREQERERAKQVADGRQQESPGATLRFPRRVRAGAAVGATLDDGTVKLSRETGEADTAALIVGPDGKVTVAGVPADLRAHDALIDASTGQLALDVSEPLIAPELLAEPEAVRYDDVAEPNWEHAPVPARTGSRRVLLGVGALVASLGIVAAGYGNRERIVGALGDASPAPTEVAGVPASVDAPSAVNAEAVEATTSAPSAGAFPIGGSADVVTAGGRHSCVVTFGALLYCWGANDRGQLGDAGTASRTSPTRVAADLQFVQVSAGTSHTCAVTPGGDAYCWGDDANGQLGDGTRVRRTAPVRLAGSERFAFVLAGGTVSCGLTTRGGVSCWGANDHGQLGDDSTIPSRTAPAEIRWPSGGRVQGIAVGASHACALDADGRAFCWGANDRGQLGDGTTTDRRTPTRVAGDARFIALSAGRAHTCAATTERQVLCWGENRDGQLGARDQRQSSTVPTSVALPAGAMAIAVTAGGAHSCALGSTGGAWCWGRNASGQLGRGSTRARGVPAPVRAPSPLAAIAAAAAHTCALTTAGEALCWGAAGDGQLGDDARTARREPTMVALSPQLVSRPLRTR